The nucleotide sequence CCGGCGGTCTGGTGCGCCAGAAGATGAAGTACCTCCGCTTTCTCCGCAAGCGCATGAACACCAAGCCATCCCACGGTCCCATCCACTTCCGCGCCCCATCCAAGATCCTTTGGCGCACCATCCGTGGGTAATTGATCACTTTCACTTCGCATATTGTTCTTGctactttttttttgttaatcggGTTGGGGATTTAGGAGATCTGCATGAAGTTAtgttttttattcttatttttaagGATGATTCCTCACAAGACCAAGCGCGGGGCTGCAGCACTGGCAAGGCTCAAGGCATATGAGGGGGTGCCGCCACCATACGACAAGACGAAGAGGAAGGTTGTTCCAGACGCCCTCAAGTAAGCACTTTGTCTACAATATCTGTCAATATTTATAAAATGACACGTCTTGCTGATTATATGGTTGATTTTGTTCTTAGGGTATTGAGGCTTCGGCCTGGGCATAGGTACTGCTTGCTTGGTCATCTCTCATCTGAGGTTGGATGGAATCACTACGACACTATTAAGGTAGGGAATTCTCCGTCTTGAACATTTGTATTTCATCCATAACTGAACTATTACATATATTCTACCAAATTTCTGAATATCGTCCTGCTGCTCATTTATGGTCAATAGCTCCATTATCATCATTGCCAAACCATATGTTCTCCAATTATTTAGAATCAGATACATGAATGCTGTCTTTTATTCAACTCTATCCTAGATTACATCACTAGTAATAAccaaatcaattaattttttattacatAGGTTAGGGTTTTCTTTGGTCTCCCCCCATCCCTTGCACTTTATTTCTTATAttacttaatttatttattatttagttAGGGTTTTCTTGAGGTCCATATTACCTAAAATTTCTTATGATATAGATGAGTAGGTTCAAGAAGTTGAAATCTTTCATTTGCTACAATGGTAGTTAGGAATTTGGTTCTTCTAACATGCATGATAATTCAGATGCAATCTGAAGTTCCATCTTTAAAGGTTTGAAATTTTATGTTACATCTTTGACTAAATCATGGCATAACCTGTCTATCATAATTTGAAACCTATTTATTTATCCTGGCCCAATGCTTTCTTTTTGTTTGAGAATAATCTTTTGTCTGAATTTCTTGTGTCGTGAAATATTTATGCAACATTTGTTTATGCTTCATTAATCTCAAGGTTAATGAGACAGGTTGATTTGGAATTTTAATGTTTTAGAGAATAGCATTCATCATGATGATTTCTTGCTGTTGAAATATAGAAGATGGAAAAAAAAGAGCCACATAGATGAATGAATTCAAAATGCTTAAGGCTAATATTAGCTCACACTCTCTTTATTAGTTCATAACTTTGTGATTAAACTAGGGTATTTATATAGCATTCTTTCCCCTTAAGGTttgatgttttaattaaaatgaaaAGTTCAACTCATAGCCTAGAATTACCTCTAATTGACTGCATGTGTAGTCGAATGATGGCTACAACTCTTATTAACACTTAGCATCGCCTAAGCTTTGGCTGGTCCACAGACACAACAATTAATTCAAAATGCTTAGTTTACTTTAATAGCAACACACTCTTCTAAATTTGTAAGCTTTTTTAATTAACGCGAGATTTCAATGTTGGAGTAAATGTaaacaataattttaaatttctaatgGCTATTTTGTTTTCTAAAACTTGGAAACAAGAATTTTCAGTTATCAGACAAAATTTAACATTTCTTTACAGGAattggaggagaagaggaaggaaaggGCCAAGGTGTCCTACGAGAGGCGGAAGCAGCTTCAGAAGCTCCGTGCCAAGGCGGAGAAGAAAACCGATGAGGAGCTTGGTTCTCAGCTCGACATCCTTTCTCCATTGAAGTACTGAGATGTACTGTGCATCTTCACTTTAAGATCTATCCAGTCCGATAACTAGTAGCTCTCTTTTACCATCTTTTGCCCTTCAGTGTGCTTCCTTAACTTTGACAGTGTTGTTTTTGAAATTTCATTAATAGTATCACTGTGATTCCTAGTCTGTCTTGAATTTGCACAAGAACCAAATTGGTTTCTTTTACTCTTATTTTATgcatattaattattaaaaaaattatggagCTCAAGTTACAGTAAAATTATTATCCTATGATTTTATATTCACTGATTTGAATTGTAGAAATAGCTTTACTAGATTCAATATTGTCTGATTATTTTTTGGGATTTCACATTATCGAGAGCTTTTGAGTTGGTATACGATCGTAAGTTTAAAGTGCAAAAATGTGCGTTCATCATTTGTATTTTTATCGGATTGTCATTGCAtttttaattaaactcaatttgAATTATCTAAAATACTTTTGCATTATTGGGAATTATCTATAATACTTTTGTATTATTGGGACACTCGGTCTTGTAAAAGTTAGTATATAGTTTTtacaattatagaaattaattgtgttatatatatatatatatatatatatatagaaattagTTGTTAGTTTTTTATATGGTGTAGAAACTAATTGTTAGTTTCTACTTTCCGCAATGGGAAGAAATTAGTTGTTATTCTATAATAcgtattatattttaaattaatattatttgattACAATCAGCGACGTAATTACTGTATAAAACTTAATTGTTAGTTTTTATAATTGATTCGGCGATAAAGGTATGGCACTAGTCAATTGTCGAGATAGaagtcaaaattaaattaaaatgatcaTGTCACGAAAGGCTCACTTACGGTGGTCAAGTGGAGGACCTTAGTGAGGACCTTAGTAAGGTCGATTGGGGTAATCAATATCTGATTGGCAAGAGATTTATCCGAGCTGATCATCCGTCCAACTCAAAATAATATGGTAAGACAGTCAGATACTCAGTGCGAAATGATTGGACACTGAGGAGACCGAAGAGCTTGTCCGATCAGGAAAGACAAGCTATTACACCTAGTCACTGCAAGGAAGAGCAACTGAGGCCGACAGAGCGGAGGAGTCTCGGTCGAGCTGCCACCCAACTCGACCAAGCAGCAGGACCATTGTtatatctctcgacatccttttgggagatagcgTCGCTGATATGAAGTATGGTCAACAAGCGGatcatacgacggaagcttctactgtcttatcAGGGATATACATGTcatgttaaggtatgatgtcagagacactttcctgACAAATCCTTTCATAGGACACATTAGAGAACGTGTTCATgccttgaggagcgtgcacatcACCCACCgggactctatataaaggggtgtTCAAGCAACGACAGAGGTACGTGTTATTCATTGTTTGCGCTTACCTTATTGTTGCTCCTCTTTTCTCTACAGTTCCGatgactaacttgagcatcagaggaccAACGTCGGGCACCCCTTCCCTGGCTCCGCACTAACGTTGCTTGTTTTGCAGAGCGTGACGCGATCTATATCCAATCAATGAAGCagccacatccctagctttccACCTTCCCATATTCAGACATGATCATTTTGGCGTtgtctgtgggaacgtagcctACATCCGAAACGAGAAGATGAAGGACGCTGGACAACTCACCACAGTGACACTGACAAAGAAGGGGCACGATATGCTTATACAAGCTCGAGCAGCAAggatagtggagcaacaacaacaacaagtgcTAGCCGAGCGCTAAGCGCATGAGCCCACGACATCAGCGGTAGGGCATCAAGCAGGATATGGAAATTGAGCGGAGCATGCATCAGCTCGGGGATAGCACAAGAAGCCGACCGACACATATGGGGAGACACCCAATGCGACGATCCCCTTTCATCGAGCGTTGTTTTGGACTCCATCAGAGGAATGGGGTCGAGCGGACAAGGACCGGGGGTCTTCCTCGGATGACGCACCCGCTCGGGACGTGCGAAAAGGGAAAGCACCAAGGGACCATGATTCGCCCGAGCAGATCAATCAATAATTCTCGCAGGGAATTCTAGATGACCCTCTGCCCAGGCACGACACCCCGCTAGTGATAGGAGAATACAACGGAACTATCGATCCAGAcgaccacttggccaagtttgacaacgcagccacacttcatcagtacatcgacggggtgaagtgtcgggtcttcctcaccaccctctcagGATCCGTGCAACGATGGTTCAAGCGATTGCCAAGCAGATCAATCCATAATTTCAAAGACTTCCAGCGACGTTCCTATATCACTTTGCCAGTAATCGTCATCACCAGAAGACAAGTGCATGCGGTGTAGCATGTAGCAACTGGCACCTAAAGGCTGCAAAAGGCAAGTCATAGACACCACTATTCTGCTCCTTTCATTAGTCGGCGACGCACAACATGCGTGACTGCTATGATTTGACTCCAATTGCAAGCCGACCAGCTCCACGAGGATATCTTCGAAAGTCACCATCACCTGATCGGCATCACATACGTCGGTCGACCGGCCGGAAGGAGGAAGAGAGAGGTGCGTCTAAGCGGTGCCATCATCAGCCCCAGCGAAGGAACAACacgagccccccccccccccgctcgAGCTTCTGCTGAGCGGAATAGACACTCGACTTGGGAGttgggaggaagaaaacaggagcaacgcCGCTTGGGGAGAAATTGGAATGATGGCTGGTGGGCTGACCGACGGTGATTCTAACTGAGCGAGGAAATCGCATGCTCGGTGACTGGAGATCCATGCTATAgggtgcagcaaggagaaggtcgaAGAATCTGAAATAAGCTTTAGCTCTCGAGACTTAGAGGGAGTCGAGATCTCTCACGACGACGtcctgatcattcgagcggtaatcgctaattatactattcaccgaacttttgttgatatagGGAGCTCgatgaatattatattcaagaaggtgttcgaccaattgcaaatcgaccgGAGCGAGTTTCAACCAATTATGACCCCACTCTATGGCTTTACAGGCAACGAAGTGTTACTGATCTGCCAGGCACGGCTAGCCATTTCGCTCAGAGAGGAGTCGATCAAAAGGACCAAGACCACAAACTTTATTGTGGTGGACGCGTCATCTGCCTACAACGTCATACTGGGTtgaccgaccctcaacgagttccAAGCGGTGATGTCCACCTTCTGCTAGAATATTAAGTTTCCGGTGGACAACGAGGTGGGCAAAGTCAAAGGCGACCAGTTGGTGGCTCGGCGAtgttatgtcgagatggtcaagtctgaAGCAAGGGTCGCTTGGAAAAACCCGTGCTTGGAGGTAAATGCTATTAGAGAGGAACCTCCTTCAttggtctatgaagaaaaggaggaggtccaaATCCACCTCAACCGATCGGAGGCAACTACTTTTATTACTGCCGACCTAGAAAgtgagaagaaggcagagttggtcgcTTGCCTTAGGTGAAACCATGATGTGTTCacctggtcgacgcacgagctcccGAGCATCTCGCCAAgcgtggctcagcacgagctccatgtccgaccaaACACTCGGCCTGTGAAGCAgaagaagagggacttcagcgggGAGCAAAACCagatcatccgggcggagatgGAAAAATTACTGGAGGCCAACAACATTCGTGAAGTCCAATTCCTGAGCTGGCTGACCAATGTCATGCTGATGtccaagctgggcaacaagtgGCAGGTTTGCATCGACTTCTGTGATCTGAATAAGGCGCAGGATAGATGAGATGGTGGATTCTATGGTgggctgcgagctgatatgcatgatCGACACGTaccaaggataccaccaagtgtCACTCG is from Zingiber officinale cultivar Zhangliang chromosome 7B, Zo_v1.1, whole genome shotgun sequence and encodes:
- the LOC122007286 gene encoding 60S ribosomal protein L13a-4, which produces MVSGSGLCTGRVVVDARHHMLGRLASILAKELLNGQRVVVVRCEEICLSGGLVRQKMKYLRFLRKRMNTKPSHGPIHFRAPSKILWRTIRGMIPHKTKRGAAALARLKAYEGVPPPYDKTKRKVVPDALKVLRLRPGHRYCLLGHLSSEVGWNHYDTIKELEEKRKERAKVSYERRKQLQKLRAKAEKKTDEELGSQLDILSPLKY